AGACATACACCTCGTCGGGGAACAGGTCGATCTTGATGTGTTCGAGGAACTCGACAGCATCATCGCTCTCCTCTTGCATGTCCAGCAGGCTTTGCAGCCACTGATGGGTACGCTGCTGCGCCGTGTTGATACCGGCATTGCCACTCTTGTACATCCAGTGCGAAGCCACACCGGCTTCGGCCACCCCGTTCATTTCACGGGTGCGAATCTGCATTTCCACCGGCGTGCCATAAGGGCCAAACAAAGTGGTATGCAGACTCTGGTAACCATTGCCCTTGGGAATGGCGATGTAATCCTTGAACTTGCCCGGAATGGGCTTGTACAGACTATGCAGCGCACCCAGCGCCAGGTAACAGCTGGGGATGTCATTCACCACCACGCGAAAACCGTAGATATCCAGCACCTCGGAAAACGACAAGTGTTTTTCCTGCATTTTCTTGTAGATGCTGTACAGGTTTTTCTCGCGCCCCTTGATGGTAGCTTCGATATTGCTTTCCACCAGCCGCTGGCTGACGGTTTTCAAAATTTTGTTGACCACTTCGCGGCGATTGCCGCGTGCGGCGCGCACCGCCTTGGACAATACGCTGTAGCGATGCGGATGCAGATGCTTGAAGGCAAGGTCCTGCAGTTCGCGATAAACCTTGTTCTGGCCGATGCGGTTGGCAATCGGCGCGTAGATTTCCAGCGTTTCCAGCGCAATGCGCTGACGCTTGTCCTCGCGCATGGAGTCCAGCGTGCGCATATTGTGCAGGCGGTCGGCCAGCTTGACGATAATGACGCGAATGTCGCGCGCCATGGCCAGCACCATCTTGCGGAAGTTTTCCGCCTGGGCGGTTTCCTTGGTCTGGTATTCCAGCCTTTCCAGCTTGGACAGGCCATCCACCAAGTCAGCTACCACCTTGCCGAATTTCTCGGCCAGTGTGGGCTTGGTGACGCCGGTATCTTCCAGTACATCGTGCAGCAGTGCAGCCGCCAGCCCCTGCACATCCAGCCGCCAGTCAGTCAGCATGATAGCAACCGCCAGCGGGTGTGTGATATAGGGCTCGCCGCTCTTGCGGGTCTGTCCTTCGTGCGCCTCGCGGCTGACTTCAAAGGCCTGGCGCAGCAACTGCACGTCTTCCGGTTTGAGATAACGGCCTGCCGCTTCAAAAAAGGCTGCCGCTTCGCGTTCGATCAATGCGTTGTAATCGATGGCGTTCTCAATACCGGTTTCCATGCTTCGCTCCGCCAGCACCCGGATCAACCCTTGTTGCGGGTAAGCACTTCGCGGCCGACATGGCCGGCTGCGATTTCACGCAGCGCAACCACGGTCGGCTTGTGACGGCCGGCATCCACAAAGGATGTTGCGCCGGAAGCCACCTGGCGGGCGCGATAAGCTGCGGCCAGTGTCAGGTCAAAACGGTTCTGGATACGGTCCAGGCAATCATCTACGGTAATACGGGCCATGTGATTTCTTTCGTAAATTAGTACGATGCGGTTAACTATATCGAGTTTTGCCGAAGCAACCAATGCGTGCTAGCCGTGCTGTACGCCCATGCGGGCGAGAGCCGGAGCCAGACGCTGGGTTTGTACCGCAGCACGCAATCTGCGAGCCCGGAAGATGCTGATCAGATCGACGCGAGCACGTTCAAAATCGTCGTTCACCACGATGTAATCGTATTCGGCGACCTTGTCGATTTCCGAACGGGCAGAAGCCAGACGGCGCAGAATCACTTCTTCGCTGTCAGTGCCGCGGCCACGCAGGCGGCGCTCCAGTTCTTCGATGGACGGCGGCAGGATGAAAATGCCCACGGCACCAGGAAATACCTTGCGTACCTGTTCCGCGCCCTGCCAGTCGATTTCCAGCAGGATGTCGTGCCCGGCTTCCAGCCGGCTTTGCAGCCAGCGCACACTGGTGCCGTAGAAGTTGCCGTACACTTCGGCATACTCCAGAAAATCACCGGCAGCAATCATGGACTGGAAGGCAGCATGATCAATAAAATGATAGTGCTTGCCGTCTTCCTCACCAGTGCGTGCAGCACGCGTGGTGTAGGAAACAGACAGCTCAACCGTGGGCTCGGCCTGCAGCAAAGCAGCTACCAGCGAGGTTTTTCCAGCCCCGGACGGGGCAACCACGATATAGATGTTCCCGACTGCCTTGCTCATCAATCGTACATCCTGCCAAAGAAAGAGTAATTTTTCAGAATACCACAGACTGCTTTTCCGGTTAAGTGCAAAAGTATCTTCATGTCAAGATTTAGGTATTTGTCTTCACACCGAAGTAAAATCCTGCGTCTTATCCAATACATAACAAGGCTCGGAGCATCTCTGTCATGCAACTACTGGAAAGCTTTTTCAAGCTGAGGGAACACGGCACTTCGGTCAGAACCGAAGTCATTGCCGGCTTCACCACCTTCCTGACCATGGCTTACATCATCTTGGTAAACCCGTTGATTCTGTCTGCCACCGGCATGGACCTGAATGCGGTTTTCGTGGCTACCTGCCTGGCCGCAGCGCTTGGCACTGCCATCATGGGCCTGGTTGCCAACTACCCGATGGCACTGGCACCGGGCATGGGTCTGAATGCCTACTTCACCTTCAGCGTTGTCAAGGGTATGGGGATCCCCTGGCAGGCTGCACTGGGTGCGGTATTCATTTCCGGTATCGTATTCCTGGCCGTCAGCCTGTTCAAGGTGCGTGAAGCTATTGTCAATGCCATCCCGCGTTCGCTGAAATTTGCCATTTCTGCTGGCGTTGGCATGTTCCTGGCCATCATCGCGCTGAAGGACGCTGGCGTGATCGCCGCCCATCCGGCAACTTACTTGACTCTGGGCAATATTCACAACCCGACCACGCTGCTGGCCATTCTGGGCTTCTTCCTGATTGTGGCTCTGGAATACCGCAAGGTACCAGGCTCCATCATCATCGGCATTCTGGTGGTGACCGCGCTGTCCATCGCGCTGGGCCTGTCCAAGTTTGAAGGCATCTTCGCTCCGGTACCGAGCATGGAACCCACCTTCATGAAGATGGACCTGCACGGTGCCATGAGCGCCGGCCTGGTGGGTGTGATCTTCGTGTTCTTCTTTGTCGACCTGTTTGACACCACCGGCACGCTGGTGGGTGTGTCGCACCGCGCCGGCCTGCTGGACAAGGACGGCAAGCTGCCGCGCCTGAAGCGCGCCCTGCTGGCTGACTCGGTAGCCATCACCGCCGGTGCCATCATGGGTACCTCCTCCACCACTGCCTATATCGAATCCGCCGCCGGCACCGCCGTGGGTGGTCGCACCGGCCTGACCGCCACCGTGGTGGCCATCCTGTTCCTGGCCTGCCTGTGGATTTCTCCGCTGGCCAAGACCGTACCGGCCTACGCTACCGCACCGGCCCTGTGCTATGTTGCCGTGCTGATGGCACGCGGCCTGGCGGAAATCGACTGGAGCGACCTGACCGAGTCCGCCCCTGCGGTGATGACTGCACTGGCCATGCCGTTTACCTTCTCGATTGCCGACGGTATTGCTTTCGGCTTCATCAGCTATGCTGTGATCAAGATTCTGGCTGGCCGCTTTGCCGACCTGAAACCGGCAGTCGTGGTGATTGCCGCGCTGTGGATCTTCAAGCTGGCATTCTTTGCCTGATCCTGACCCGGTCACTCAAGGCCTGCTGCGTGGTGCGGCGGGCCTTTTTGCTTTGTGCGACAGCAAACACGGTCGCTTCATTTGAAAGTACAATAGCGCCATGGAAAATCTCAGCAATCTCGACTACTCCAGCTATCTGAAAGGCTGGATTCGCACCGTGCCCAACTGGCCCAGCCAGGGCGTGATGTTCCGCGACATCACCCCGCTGCTGCAAAACCCGAAAACCTTCCGCATGCTGATCGACATCTATGTGCATCGCTACATGCTGGAAAAGGTAGACCTGATTGCCGGGCTGGACGCACGTGGCTTCATCATCGGCTCGGTCCTGGCTTACGAGCTGAATGTCGGCTTCGTGCCCATCCGCAAGAAGGGCAAGCTGCCCTTCACCACCGTGGCGGAAGAGTACGAGCTGGAATACGGCAATGCCACGGTGGAGATCCACACCGATGCCTGCAAGGCGGGTGACCGCGTCATCCTGATCGACGATCTGGTGGCCACCGGCGGCACCATGATGGCCGGTTACAACCTGCTGAAAAAGCTGGGCGCAGACGTGCTGGAAGCGGCAGCCATCATCGAACTGCCAGAGCTGGGTGGCGGCAAGCTGGTACGCGACAGCGGTCTGGATGTCTTCACCGTCTGCTCCTATGAAGGCCACTGAGCACAACGCACCATCAGCAGGCAGACAAAACGGACCCCAGCGGGTCCGTTTTAACTTCAGGCCAACTTACCAATTAGTCATCATGCCCTCGGGCCTTGTCCAGTAGCTCCAACTGGTAACGACCGTAAGTCAACAGACCGCGCCAGGTCCAGCGCGCCAGCAAGTAGCACAAAAACAAGCCACCACCACCCAGCGCCATCAATAGCAAGCCGGTCAGCAGCATGCCATGGCGGCTCAAGCCCCAGTCCAGGCCGCCAATATCTACCTGCCCTTCCTCATCCTGGATATGCAATTGCCCCAGCGCTTCGCTGCTATCGCGCGCCAGACTGACGACACCATCGCTGGACTGGATGTGAATGCTAGCCCGACCAGACGATGCCTCACGCACCACATCCACACTTTCACCGTTGCTGCCACGAATGTGGATGTTACCCGCCGGGCCGCCCTGGGCAAAATCCGACCAGATGGCCCGTACATCACGCGATTCGTGAATGGCCGGCCAGCCGAACAGCTCATTGCACGCCAGTGTGCCAAACAGCACCAGACCGCCAATCAGGATGCCGGTGGAAGCCAGTGCCGCCATGGTCAGCATCCACAGATAAAACAGGAAGGGAACAGCCAACAGGAAGTTGAGCAGGCCCATACCGGCAATGGCCCCCACCACGGCAAACAGGTTGCCGACCGTCTTGCGGTCTTCCCAGCGGGCAATATGATGGCGTGCCATCAGTTCCCGTGCCAGTTGCTGCGGGTCCCCCAGGCCTGCGGCAATGTCTGCCTCACTACGGCCAGCGGCCAGTCCATCGCAGAAATATTCCTGATAATCGGCGATGATTTCCTGTTTTTCCTGCTGTGGCAGTCGCGCCAGTGCGTCCTGCAACTGACGGATGAATTCTTGCTGGTTCATGCTGTTTCTCCCGTGGCCCGGCCTGCGGCCAGTTGCAACACACTGTTTACATCGCCGACAAACTCCTGCCATTCCTGCTGCATCAATGCCAGCTGGCGTCGGCCTTCTGCCGTCAAGGTGTAGTACTTGCGCGATGGCCCGCTGGCCGACTCCACCAGATAAGTCGATACCCAGGCTTCGGCCTGCAGACGGCGCATCAGGGGATACATGGTTCCCTCACTCACCTCCATGCTGCGCGACAGGATGCTCACCAATTCGTAGGCATAGCTGTCTCCCGCCGCCAGTGCAGCCAGCACACACATGTCCAGCGTGCCCTTCTTCAATTGTGTTTTCATGTTTCACCCCTACCTTGCATTGCACGATAGTTTGGCGTGCCCAATGCAAGGTCAGACCGGATTCTAGTCCCAGCTATTGTGTATTGCAAGGTACATGGTAAAACCACGTAGCTAGCCAGACAGCCCCTCCTAAGAATTATCTGTATAACAACAAGAAAATTCACAATTCATAAAGCATAATCCGTATTATTTTCCATGCAGGAGTGGCAAACATGAGCAGCAAAAAGAAATCGCTGGCGCTGGTACTGGGCGGCGGCGCCCCTAACGCCACCTTGATGGCAGGTTCGCTGGTGGCATTCATCGAAGCAGGCGTGGAGTTCGACATCATTTCCACCTCGGGCGCGGGTGCCATTGTCGGCTTGCTCTATACCGCTGCCAAAGGGCAAGACCCGAAAGCCGCACTGGAAAAACTGGCCGA
The sequence above is drawn from the Aquitalea denitrificans genome and encodes:
- a CDS encoding PadR family transcriptional regulator; amino-acid sequence: MKTQLKKGTLDMCVLAALAAGDSYAYELVSILSRSMEVSEGTMYPLMRRLQAEAWVSTYLVESASGPSRKYYTLTAEGRRQLALMQQEWQEFVGDVNSVLQLAAGRATGETA
- a CDS encoding RelA/SpoT family protein, with the translated sequence METGIENAIDYNALIEREAAAFFEAAGRYLKPEDVQLLRQAFEVSREAHEGQTRKSGEPYITHPLAVAIMLTDWRLDVQGLAAALLHDVLEDTGVTKPTLAEKFGKVVADLVDGLSKLERLEYQTKETAQAENFRKMVLAMARDIRVIIVKLADRLHNMRTLDSMREDKRQRIALETLEIYAPIANRIGQNKVYRELQDLAFKHLHPHRYSVLSKAVRAARGNRREVVNKILKTVSQRLVESNIEATIKGREKNLYSIYKKMQEKHLSFSEVLDIYGFRVVVNDIPSCYLALGALHSLYKPIPGKFKDYIAIPKGNGYQSLHTTLFGPYGTPVEMQIRTREMNGVAEAGVASHWMYKSGNAGINTAQQRTHQWLQSLLDMQEESDDAVEFLEHIKIDLFPDEVYVFTPKGKIMVLPQGSTPVDFAYAVHTDVGHRCIAARVNHVLMPLRTVLRNGDTVEVITSTQAKPNPSWLTFVQSGRARSGIRNYLKSLQREEASTLGEKLLKQAIGALAVSPLLLDDALKAEYMAVHGDKLQGFGEVLAEIGAGKLLPIAVARRLVELAGERLGEDVRVGPVTIRGNEGGTVQLSSCCNPLPGDEILGVITKGQGLVIHRVSCPNVQRVDHDKLLNVNWETQRDRMFGVSVSVLARNERGALADIAAAISQASANIESVDTQDTHVGDGFIHIHFRLQVESVDHLSRVLNEVQSLVVVQRAERR
- the rpoZ gene encoding DNA-directed RNA polymerase subunit omega, whose protein sequence is MARITVDDCLDRIQNRFDLTLAAAYRARQVASGATSFVDAGRHKPTVVALREIAAGHVGREVLTRNKG
- a CDS encoding DUF1700 domain-containing protein — translated: MNQQEFIRQLQDALARLPQQEKQEIIADYQEYFCDGLAAGRSEADIAAGLGDPQQLARELMARHHIARWEDRKTVGNLFAVVGAIAGMGLLNFLLAVPFLFYLWMLTMAALASTGILIGGLVLFGTLACNELFGWPAIHESRDVRAIWSDFAQGGPAGNIHIRGSNGESVDVVREASSGRASIHIQSSDGVVSLARDSSEALGQLHIQDEEGQVDIGGLDWGLSRHGMLLTGLLLMALGGGGLFLCYLLARWTWRGLLTYGRYQLELLDKARGHDD
- the gmk gene encoding guanylate kinase, with translation MSKAVGNIYIVVAPSGAGKTSLVAALLQAEPTVELSVSYTTRAARTGEEDGKHYHFIDHAAFQSMIAAGDFLEYAEVYGNFYGTSVRWLQSRLEAGHDILLEIDWQGAEQVRKVFPGAVGIFILPPSIEELERRLRGRGTDSEEVILRRLASARSEIDKVAEYDYIVVNDDFERARVDLISIFRARRLRAAVQTQRLAPALARMGVQHG
- a CDS encoding adenine phosphoribosyltransferase; translated protein: MENLSNLDYSSYLKGWIRTVPNWPSQGVMFRDITPLLQNPKTFRMLIDIYVHRYMLEKVDLIAGLDARGFIIGSVLAYELNVGFVPIRKKGKLPFTTVAEEYELEYGNATVEIHTDACKAGDRVILIDDLVATGGTMMAGYNLLKKLGADVLEAAAIIELPELGGGKLVRDSGLDVFTVCSYEGH
- a CDS encoding NCS2 family permease, producing the protein MQLLESFFKLREHGTSVRTEVIAGFTTFLTMAYIILVNPLILSATGMDLNAVFVATCLAAALGTAIMGLVANYPMALAPGMGLNAYFTFSVVKGMGIPWQAALGAVFISGIVFLAVSLFKVREAIVNAIPRSLKFAISAGVGMFLAIIALKDAGVIAAHPATYLTLGNIHNPTTLLAILGFFLIVALEYRKVPGSIIIGILVVTALSIALGLSKFEGIFAPVPSMEPTFMKMDLHGAMSAGLVGVIFVFFFVDLFDTTGTLVGVSHRAGLLDKDGKLPRLKRALLADSVAITAGAIMGTSSTTAYIESAAGTAVGGRTGLTATVVAILFLACLWISPLAKTVPAYATAPALCYVAVLMARGLAEIDWSDLTESAPAVMTALAMPFTFSIADGIAFGFISYAVIKILAGRFADLKPAVVVIAALWIFKLAFFA